Proteins encoded together in one Kutzneria kofuensis window:
- a CDS encoding DUF3499 domain-containing protein, which produces MRSVRRCSRTGCTNPAVATLTYAYADSTAVVGPLATYSEPHSYDLCEEHAMRLTVPRGWEVVRHEGEFAAPEPSVDDLTALAEAVREAGRADRPVDRVDPTRMDPSMGAQRRGHLRVLPDPIED; this is translated from the coding sequence GTGCGGAGCGTGAGGCGGTGCTCGCGAACCGGGTGTACGAACCCGGCAGTCGCCACGCTCACCTACGCCTATGCGGACTCCACCGCGGTCGTCGGACCCCTGGCCACCTACTCCGAACCGCACAGTTACGACCTGTGCGAGGAGCACGCCATGCGGCTCACGGTGCCCCGCGGCTGGGAGGTCGTCAGGCATGAGGGTGAGTTCGCCGCTCCCGAGCCGTCGGTCGACGACCTGACGGCGCTCGCGGAGGCGGTGCGGGAGGCCGGCCGGGCCGACCGACCGGTGGACCGGGTCGACCCGACCCGGATGGACCCGTCGATGGGGGCCCAGCGACGGGGCCACCTGCGGGTGTTGCCCGACCCGATCGAGGACTGA
- a CDS encoding metallopeptidase family protein, protein MARGSRRRGRRSRDRHGRGLRGPLYPATLPAARSRAERFDALVIEALEPIEARWRTELTQLDVAVDDVPEVHVGPDDELSWEDGVVDDGNVPLARLVPAGVDRRGVPTRARIVLYRRPLEARAKDGADLADLVHDVLVEQIASYLGLDPDVIDGD, encoded by the coding sequence ATGGCCAGAGGATCCAGGCGTCGGGGACGCCGCAGCCGCGACCGGCACGGCCGTGGCCTGCGCGGACCGCTCTATCCGGCGACGCTGCCCGCGGCGCGCAGCCGGGCCGAGCGGTTCGACGCGCTCGTGATCGAGGCGCTCGAGCCGATCGAGGCACGCTGGCGGACCGAGCTGACCCAGTTGGACGTGGCCGTGGACGACGTGCCGGAGGTGCACGTCGGCCCGGACGACGAGCTGAGCTGGGAGGACGGCGTCGTCGACGACGGCAACGTGCCGCTGGCGAGGCTGGTTCCGGCGGGCGTCGACCGACGCGGCGTGCCCACCCGGGCACGCATCGTGCTGTACCGGCGGCCGTTGGAGGCGCGGGCCAAGGACGGGGCCGATCTCGCGGATCTTGTGCACGATGTGCTGGTCGAGCAGATCGCCAGCTACCTCGGCCTCGATCCGGACGTGATCGACGGGGACTGA
- a CDS encoding glycosyltransferase family 2 protein, with translation MPGKAQPVLRTAPVLAVLVCHDGEPWLRLALSALRRSMPRPRHVIAVDTGSWDRTPKLLAEAASGDKPVLDGVLTLPRGAGFGDAVRAAVTHAIERWGDPGRWLWLLHDDSAPEPGCLAALLAAAEMSPAAGVLGPLCLDWNDPNIVVSAGVSTDSSGHRQTGISALESAQARFFEQSTESLAVSSAGALISRELWSRLGGYDPVLPMLGDDLDFGWRANKAGSLVLSVPTARLRHVRAASVGERRLDALAAPPGPFLRGVERAHGLRTFLVNCALFSFLIGLPRLILLCLLRALGFLVLRRVPDARAEIGAIRYLVSGRGRLLSARADRRRISVAGQKSVRGLFTSRLTRLRNAFRSGLAVLVRRRVQADAVLGRLPAPETARTAWLDPDDSRNAKLPVGPQALPAGALRGARRGPAGLRRPAAVVVPVAAQAPPGLRPSPRPRPSPRRRDEEAPNPLADLMIVEVDRGEVIRQLLVSPALWMFVTLSVLGVIVNAGRLGTDLVGGRLLPVRDLAATWSAYLATWHPVSGGTAAPAPAALAVLGSLGAVLGGPKAAVAVLLFGDLPLAGVSAYLATRRMRVARPIRAVIAAAYALLPAAATGVSQGRLDVVVVHLLLPLVLAGAATLLRGNAPGTWVATVASTSIGLAVIGAFSPLTHLLVLVGVLIGFVAVPGHRRVLALFGIVLLPLALLLPWPAVVLQHPDVLLHGVGARLPDTPEALTRLVTLDPGGPGALPVVGVFVVVAAVSAAVLRANRNVLPGLAVAIGGVVVVGFLWSHQVWTGAPMLVLGAGLLLIVLGACVPAPVVWEIPHLRFASISAALVVVGLLAASVLIAGRQGPLHAGGDPRFVPAIANELATTGETVLELAHDGRPTRLTAGGLAGFGDDDLVPVPGAAERLTKLGADLIGADRDAAEAAVAQLAVDGVSYVVLPDTGAAERLHDAVGDLATSSPPMSDGRPVVRVQLANSHVVLLAPQQAQKAVTGGAPPTELGAPGIAPVDASPPDIAVRVSDGPSGRLLVLAAEDEPGWRATVDGRQVATVRAWGHLIAVPVPTAAADVTVDQPGTLRSFLLLVQAAFLLFTVLTAIPSRKSTPASPA, from the coding sequence TTGCCCGGTAAGGCCCAGCCGGTCCTGCGCACCGCGCCGGTGCTCGCGGTGCTCGTGTGCCACGACGGCGAGCCGTGGCTGCGGCTGGCGCTGTCCGCGCTGCGGCGCTCGATGCCGCGCCCTCGGCACGTGATCGCGGTGGACACCGGATCATGGGATCGGACGCCGAAGTTGTTGGCGGAGGCCGCATCCGGGGACAAGCCGGTGCTGGACGGCGTGCTCACCCTGCCGCGTGGAGCCGGTTTCGGAGACGCGGTCCGGGCGGCCGTGACCCACGCCATCGAGCGCTGGGGCGATCCCGGTCGTTGGCTGTGGCTGCTGCACGACGACAGCGCGCCGGAGCCGGGCTGCCTGGCCGCGCTGCTCGCGGCGGCCGAGATGTCGCCGGCCGCGGGTGTGCTCGGCCCGCTCTGCCTGGACTGGAACGACCCCAACATCGTGGTGTCCGCCGGGGTGTCCACGGATTCGTCCGGTCATCGGCAGACCGGCATCTCCGCGCTGGAGAGCGCACAGGCCCGGTTTTTCGAGCAGAGCACCGAATCCCTCGCGGTGAGCTCGGCGGGCGCTTTGATCAGCCGGGAGCTGTGGAGCCGGCTCGGCGGCTACGACCCCGTGCTGCCGATGCTCGGCGACGACCTTGATTTTGGTTGGCGGGCAAACAAAGCGGGTAGCCTGGTGCTGTCGGTGCCGACGGCCCGGCTGCGACACGTGCGCGCCGCCAGCGTCGGCGAGCGTCGGCTGGACGCGCTCGCCGCGCCGCCGGGGCCGTTCCTGCGCGGCGTCGAACGGGCCCATGGCCTGCGCACCTTCCTGGTCAACTGTGCACTTTTCTCGTTCCTCATCGGCCTGCCCCGGCTGATACTGCTGTGTCTGTTGCGTGCCTTGGGATTTCTGGTGCTGCGCCGGGTTCCGGACGCGCGGGCGGAGATCGGCGCGATCCGCTACCTGGTGAGCGGCCGGGGACGTCTGCTGTCCGCTCGGGCAGATCGCCGGCGCATTTCGGTCGCCGGGCAGAAGAGTGTGCGCGGATTGTTCACGAGCCGGCTCACGCGGTTGCGCAACGCGTTCCGCAGCGGCCTGGCCGTGCTGGTTCGCCGACGCGTGCAGGCCGACGCGGTGCTCGGCCGGCTGCCCGCGCCGGAGACGGCACGGACCGCGTGGCTGGACCCGGACGACAGTCGCAACGCCAAGCTTCCCGTCGGACCGCAGGCGCTGCCGGCCGGTGCGCTGCGGGGCGCGCGCCGCGGTCCCGCCGGGCTGCGACGGCCGGCGGCGGTGGTCGTGCCGGTCGCGGCGCAGGCGCCGCCGGGGCTGCGACCGAGCCCGCGGCCACGGCCGTCGCCGCGGCGACGCGACGAGGAGGCGCCCAACCCGCTGGCCGATCTCATGATCGTCGAGGTCGATCGTGGCGAGGTGATCCGGCAGCTGCTGGTGTCGCCGGCGCTGTGGATGTTCGTCACGCTGTCGGTGCTCGGTGTGATCGTCAACGCCGGGCGGCTGGGCACGGATCTCGTCGGCGGCCGGCTGCTGCCGGTGCGTGACCTCGCGGCGACCTGGTCGGCGTACCTGGCGACGTGGCATCCGGTCTCCGGCGGAACGGCCGCTCCCGCGCCAGCGGCGTTGGCAGTGCTGGGAAGTCTCGGCGCGGTGCTCGGCGGCCCGAAGGCCGCGGTGGCCGTGCTGCTGTTCGGCGACCTGCCGCTGGCGGGTGTATCGGCGTATCTGGCGACGCGGCGGATGCGTGTCGCCCGGCCGATTCGCGCTGTGATCGCCGCCGCGTACGCCTTGCTGCCGGCCGCCGCGACCGGTGTGTCGCAGGGCCGGTTGGACGTCGTGGTCGTGCACCTGCTGCTGCCGCTCGTGCTTGCCGGTGCGGCAACTTTGTTGCGGGGCAACGCCCCCGGGACCTGGGTGGCCACCGTCGCCAGCACGTCCATCGGCCTCGCGGTGATCGGCGCCTTCTCACCGTTGACACATCTGCTGGTGCTGGTCGGGGTGCTGATCGGGTTCGTCGCCGTGCCGGGACACCGCCGCGTGCTGGCGTTGTTCGGAATTGTGTTGCTGCCCTTGGCTTTGCTGCTGCCATGGCCCGCGGTTGTGTTGCAGCACCCCGATGTCCTGCTGCACGGCGTCGGCGCGCGGCTGCCCGACACGCCGGAGGCGCTGACCCGACTCGTCACCCTTGACCCCGGCGGCCCAGGGGCCCTGCCGGTGGTCGGAGTGTTCGTCGTCGTGGCCGCCGTGAGCGCTGCCGTGCTGCGGGCCAACCGGAACGTGCTGCCCGGCCTCGCGGTCGCCATCGGCGGCGTCGTCGTGGTCGGGTTCCTGTGGAGCCACCAGGTGTGGACCGGCGCGCCGATGCTCGTGCTCGGCGCCGGGCTGCTGCTGATCGTGCTCGGCGCGTGCGTGCCGGCCCCGGTCGTGTGGGAGATCCCGCACCTGCGCTTCGCCTCCATCAGCGCGGCCCTGGTCGTGGTCGGGCTGCTCGCCGCCAGCGTGCTGATCGCCGGCCGGCAGGGGCCGCTGCACGCCGGCGGCGACCCGCGCTTCGTGCCGGCGATCGCCAACGAACTGGCGACGACCGGCGAGACGGTGCTGGAGTTGGCCCACGACGGCCGGCCGACCCGGCTGACCGCCGGCGGCCTCGCCGGCTTCGGCGACGACGACCTGGTGCCGGTGCCGGGCGCCGCCGAGCGGTTGACCAAGCTCGGCGCCGACCTGATCGGCGCCGACCGTGACGCCGCCGAGGCCGCCGTCGCGCAGCTGGCCGTGGACGGCGTGAGCTACGTCGTGCTGCCCGACACCGGGGCCGCCGAGCGGCTGCACGACGCCGTCGGCGACCTCGCCACCTCCTCGCCGCCGATGTCCGACGGCCGGCCGGTGGTGCGCGTGCAGCTGGCCAACAGCCACGTGGTGCTGCTGGCCCCTCAGCAGGCCCAGAAGGCCGTCACGGGCGGCGCCCCGCCCACCGAGCTCGGCGCGCCCGGCATCGCGCCGGTGGACGCCTCACCGCCCGACATCGCCGTCCGCGTGTCCGACGGGCCGAGCGGCCGGCTGCTGGTGCTCGCCGCCGAGGACGAGCCCGGCTGGCGGGCCACCGTCGACGGTCGTCAGGTGGCGACCGTGCGGGCCTGGGGGCACCTGATCGCCGTCCCCGTGCCCACGGCCGCCGCCGACGTCACGGTCGACCAGCCCGGCACCCTGCGCAGCTTCCTGCTCCTGGTCCAGGCGGCCTTCCTTCTGTTCACGGTTCTCACGGCCATTCCCAGTCGCAAATCAACCCCCGCGAGTCCCGCCTAG
- the manA gene encoding mannose-6-phosphate isomerase, class I → MELLHNAVRPYAWGSRTAIAELLGKPVPAPHPEAELWMGAHPGGPSRLVDADGDERSLLDELAADPDGQLGPALAARWGGRLPFLLKVLAADEPLSLQAHPSAEQAAEGYAREEAAGIPRDAKNRNYPDPTAKPELICALTEFHALAGFADPERTIRLLRGLDAPGLAHYTELLAGQPDSDGLRALFTTWITLPQQALDQLLPQLLDSCVRQVKERGEFDLECRTVLELGEAYPGDAGVLAAVLLNRIVLHPGEAIYLPAGNPHAYLRGTGIEILANSDNVLRCGLTPKHVDVPELLRVLDFSYGRMPVQRGDEVTPHHFVYPTPAAEFELSRLEWASDDAPVRIDHPGPQVLICIDGAVTLRRADGVELPLRRGESAWLAAADPAVDVVPTSLPASVFRATAGVDSSSN, encoded by the coding sequence GTGGAGTTGCTGCACAACGCGGTGCGTCCCTACGCATGGGGCTCACGCACCGCGATCGCCGAGCTGCTCGGAAAGCCCGTGCCGGCGCCGCACCCCGAGGCCGAACTGTGGATGGGCGCACACCCCGGGGGGCCGTCCCGGCTGGTCGACGCCGACGGTGACGAGCGGTCCCTGCTCGACGAGCTCGCCGCCGACCCCGACGGGCAGCTCGGACCGGCGCTGGCCGCGCGTTGGGGCGGGCGGCTGCCGTTCCTGCTCAAGGTGCTGGCCGCCGACGAGCCGCTGAGCCTGCAGGCCCACCCGTCCGCCGAGCAGGCCGCCGAGGGTTACGCCCGCGAGGAGGCCGCCGGCATCCCGCGGGACGCCAAGAACCGCAACTACCCGGACCCCACCGCCAAGCCCGAACTGATCTGCGCGCTGACCGAGTTCCACGCGCTGGCCGGCTTCGCCGACCCCGAGCGCACCATCCGGCTGCTGCGCGGCCTGGACGCGCCGGGGCTGGCCCACTACACCGAGCTGCTGGCCGGGCAGCCCGACTCCGACGGCCTGCGCGCTCTGTTCACCACCTGGATCACGTTGCCGCAGCAGGCCCTCGACCAGCTGCTGCCGCAGCTGCTCGACTCGTGCGTGCGGCAGGTCAAGGAACGCGGCGAGTTCGACCTGGAGTGCCGGACCGTGCTGGAGCTCGGCGAGGCCTACCCGGGCGACGCCGGCGTGCTGGCCGCCGTGCTGCTCAACCGGATCGTGCTGCACCCCGGCGAGGCGATCTACCTGCCCGCCGGCAACCCGCACGCGTACCTGCGCGGCACCGGCATCGAGATCCTCGCCAACTCCGACAACGTGCTGCGCTGCGGGCTCACCCCCAAGCACGTGGACGTGCCCGAGCTGCTGCGGGTGCTGGACTTCTCGTACGGGCGGATGCCGGTGCAGCGCGGGGACGAGGTCACCCCGCACCACTTCGTCTACCCGACGCCGGCGGCCGAGTTCGAGCTGTCCCGGCTGGAATGGGCTTCGGATGACGCTCCTGTTCGGATCGATCACCCGGGGCCGCAGGTGCTGATCTGCATCGACGGCGCTGTCACGCTGCGCCGCGCGGACGGCGTCGAGCTGCCGCTGCGGCGCGGCGAGTCCGCCTGGCTCGCCGCCGCCGACCCGGCCGTCGACGTCGTGCCGACCAGCCTGCCGGCCTCGGTGTTCCGGGCCACTGCCGGAGTCGATTCGTCCAGCAACTAG
- a CDS encoding phosphomannomutase/phosphoglucomutase: MPDLSAIVKAYDIRGVVGEQLDAAVTRALGAAFAKLVGGPSVVIGHDMRDSSPELSAAFAEGVTSQGVDVVSIGLASTDMLYFASGKLQLPGAMFTASHNPAKYNGIKLCRAGAAPVGQDSGLAEIRDWAQQGVPPVDGRHGSVSEQNMLADYAAYLRELVDLSGIRPLKVAVDAGNGMGGYTVPEVFAGLPIEVVPMYFELDGNFPNHEANPLDPANLVDLQRRVVEVGADAGLAFDGDADRCFVVDADGNPVSPSAVTALVATRELAKDPGGTIIHNLITSRCVPEIVEEHGGKPVRTRVGHSFIKQRMAETGAIFGGEHSAHYYFRDFWRADTGMLAAMHVLAALGEQDKPLAELTAEFCRYEASGEINSTVADQAASTEAVRAAYAGRDGVTFDELDGLTVDLGDGRWFNLRASNTEPLLRLNVEAPDAGAVAALRDEVLAIVRR, translated from the coding sequence GTGCCCGACCTGTCTGCGATCGTCAAGGCCTACGACATCCGTGGGGTGGTCGGCGAGCAGTTGGACGCCGCCGTCACACGCGCCCTGGGGGCCGCGTTCGCCAAGCTCGTCGGCGGCCCGTCCGTCGTCATCGGGCACGACATGCGCGACTCCTCGCCCGAGCTGTCCGCCGCGTTCGCCGAGGGCGTGACCAGCCAGGGCGTCGACGTCGTGTCCATCGGCCTGGCCAGCACGGACATGCTCTACTTCGCCTCCGGCAAGCTCCAGCTGCCCGGCGCGATGTTCACCGCCAGCCACAACCCGGCCAAGTACAACGGCATCAAGCTGTGCCGGGCCGGCGCGGCTCCGGTCGGGCAGGACAGCGGCCTGGCCGAGATCCGGGACTGGGCCCAGCAGGGCGTGCCGCCGGTGGACGGCCGCCATGGCAGCGTGAGCGAGCAGAACATGCTCGCCGACTACGCCGCCTACCTGCGGGAACTGGTCGACCTGAGCGGCATCCGGCCGCTGAAGGTCGCGGTGGACGCCGGCAACGGCATGGGCGGCTACACGGTGCCCGAGGTGTTCGCCGGGCTGCCGATCGAGGTCGTCCCGATGTACTTCGAGCTGGACGGCAACTTCCCCAACCACGAGGCCAACCCGCTGGACCCGGCCAACCTGGTCGACCTGCAGCGCAGGGTCGTCGAGGTGGGCGCGGACGCCGGCCTGGCCTTCGACGGCGACGCCGACCGCTGCTTCGTGGTGGACGCCGACGGCAACCCGGTCTCGCCGAGCGCGGTGACCGCCCTGGTCGCCACCCGTGAGCTGGCCAAGGACCCGGGCGGCACGATCATCCACAACCTGATCACCTCCCGCTGCGTGCCGGAGATCGTGGAGGAGCACGGCGGCAAGCCAGTGCGGACCCGCGTCGGACACTCGTTCATCAAGCAGCGGATGGCCGAGACCGGCGCCATCTTCGGCGGCGAGCACTCGGCCCACTACTACTTCCGGGACTTCTGGCGCGCCGACACCGGCATGCTCGCCGCCATGCACGTGCTGGCCGCCCTCGGCGAGCAGGACAAGCCGCTGGCCGAGCTGACCGCGGAGTTCTGCCGCTACGAGGCGTCCGGCGAGATCAACTCGACCGTCGCCGACCAGGCCGCGTCGACCGAGGCGGTCCGCGCCGCCTACGCCGGCCGCGACGGCGTGACCTTCGACGAGTTGGACGGCCTGACCGTCGACCTCGGCGACGGCCGCTGGTTCAACCTGCGCGCCTCCAACACGGAGCCGCTGCTGCGGTTGAACGTGGAGGCACCCGACGCGGGCGCGGTCGCCGCGCTGCGCGACGAGGTGCTGGCCATCGTGCGGCGCTGA
- a CDS encoding Trm112 family protein encodes MAVQLDPQLLEILRCPSPDHAPLRPGTPDDADADMLTCTECGRGYPVQDGIPVLLLDEAVPPQGGVAG; translated from the coding sequence ATGGCCGTCCAGCTCGACCCGCAGCTGCTGGAGATCCTGCGCTGCCCGTCGCCCGACCACGCGCCGCTACGTCCCGGCACCCCGGACGACGCCGACGCGGACATGCTGACCTGCACCGAGTGCGGCCGCGGCTACCCCGTCCAGGACGGCATTCCGGTGCTGCTGCTGGACGAGGCGGTGCCGCCGCAGGGCGGCGTGGCCGGGTGA
- a CDS encoding WhiB family transcriptional regulator translates to MLDGVFDGDDEEQEWQERALCAQTDPEAFFPEKGGSTREAKRICQGCEVRSECLEYALAHDERFGIWGGLSERERRKLKKRPA, encoded by the coding sequence GTGCTGGACGGGGTGTTCGACGGTGACGACGAAGAGCAGGAGTGGCAGGAGCGCGCCCTGTGCGCGCAGACCGACCCCGAGGCGTTCTTCCCCGAGAAGGGCGGATCCACCCGGGAGGCCAAGCGGATCTGTCAGGGCTGCGAGGTGCGTTCGGAGTGCCTCGAGTACGCGCTGGCCCATGACGAGCGCTTCGGCATCTGGGGCGGGCTGTCCGAACGGGAACGCCGGAAGTTGAAGAAGCGGCCCGCGTAG
- a CDS encoding cation diffusion facilitator family transporter: MSAGGGTKAIVAALSANAGIAVAKFVGFAVTGSSSMLAEGVHSIADTANQGLLLLGKRTSQRKADAEHPFGYGRDRYFYSFVVALLLFTLGALFAIYEGIHKVEAPEPLDAPFVAVIILGLAVLLEGYSFRTAMAESRELRGNASWWQFIRQAKVPELPIVLLEDTGALFGLVFALLGVTLSLVTGNPVWDGVATIAIGVLLGLIAIVLIIEMKSLLIGEGAAPELLKTIVRQLEGGNVERVIHIRTQYLGPEEILVAAKIAFNGTASVAEVARSIDEAEVRVRSAVPAARLIYLEPDLDRTPR; this comes from the coding sequence ATGTCAGCAGGGGGCGGTACCAAAGCCATTGTCGCCGCGCTGAGCGCCAACGCCGGCATCGCGGTCGCCAAGTTCGTCGGATTCGCCGTCACGGGGTCGTCGTCGATGCTCGCCGAGGGCGTGCACTCGATCGCCGACACCGCCAACCAGGGGCTGCTGCTGCTCGGCAAGCGCACCTCGCAGCGCAAGGCCGACGCCGAGCACCCGTTCGGCTACGGCCGGGACCGGTACTTCTACTCGTTCGTGGTGGCGCTGCTGCTGTTCACCCTCGGCGCGCTGTTCGCGATCTACGAGGGCATCCACAAGGTGGAGGCGCCCGAGCCGCTGGACGCTCCGTTCGTCGCCGTGATCATTCTCGGCCTGGCCGTGCTGCTGGAGGGCTACAGCTTCCGCACCGCCATGGCCGAGTCGCGGGAACTGCGGGGGAACGCCAGCTGGTGGCAGTTCATCCGGCAGGCCAAGGTGCCCGAACTGCCCATCGTGCTGCTGGAGGACACCGGGGCCCTGTTCGGTCTGGTGTTCGCGCTGCTCGGCGTCACGCTGTCGCTGGTGACCGGGAACCCCGTGTGGGACGGCGTGGCCACCATCGCCATCGGCGTGCTGCTCGGGCTGATCGCCATCGTGCTGATCATCGAGATGAAGAGCCTGCTGATCGGCGAGGGCGCCGCCCCCGAACTGCTGAAGACCATCGTGCGGCAGCTGGAGGGCGGCAACGTGGAGCGGGTGATCCACATCCGCACCCAGTACCTCGGGCCGGAGGAGATCCTGGTCGCCGCCAAGATCGCGTTCAACGGCACCGCGTCGGTCGCCGAGGTCGCCCGGTCCATCGACGAGGCCGAGGTTCGGGTGCGATCCGCGGTCCCCGCGGCCCGACTCATCTACCTGGAGCCCGATCTGGACCGGACACCCCGGTAG
- a CDS encoding SIS domain-containing protein → MLDDTLLDDPSRLADTDTGGLLRAAAMAGAQVRAVAEAAEEAGVGRLAEERPRALVLVTRPGIGVAASQLLAALLTTACPVPVVLAEAVPSWIGALDLVVAHTDDPGDVVLAESLDRATRRGARVIVTAPPDGPVAAAAAGRGVLLPPRVPVPTGFGFARALAAGLVVVGALGLLRTDIAELADELDRESERDHPMHESFVNPAKSLALRVADRTPLLWGLDPAATAVAWHAAFVLASHAGVVSDVAGYQQAIGRAALHRAAVQSSSGGDLFADPDDEQPTQPRVLLLAVGRGDAAEATRRAAEATLAGADVIRLDEVSGGDATCAAVLALRFELAALYLGLAAGTIGGPGYYTPAAV, encoded by the coding sequence GTGCTCGACGACACCCTGCTCGACGACCCGTCGCGGCTGGCGGACACCGACACCGGCGGGCTGCTGCGCGCGGCGGCGATGGCCGGCGCGCAGGTGCGCGCCGTCGCCGAGGCCGCCGAGGAGGCGGGCGTCGGGCGGCTGGCCGAGGAGCGGCCGCGGGCCCTGGTGCTGGTCACCCGTCCCGGCATCGGCGTGGCCGCCTCCCAGCTGCTGGCCGCGCTGCTGACGACGGCGTGCCCGGTGCCGGTCGTGCTGGCCGAGGCGGTGCCGAGCTGGATCGGCGCCCTGGACCTGGTCGTCGCGCACACCGACGACCCCGGCGACGTCGTGCTGGCCGAGTCCCTCGACCGGGCGACCCGCCGCGGCGCCCGCGTGATCGTCACGGCCCCGCCGGACGGCCCGGTCGCCGCCGCGGCCGCCGGTCGCGGCGTGCTGCTGCCGCCGCGGGTGCCGGTGCCGACGGGCTTCGGGTTCGCCCGGGCCCTGGCCGCCGGCCTTGTCGTCGTCGGCGCTCTGGGATTGTTGCGTACGGACATCGCCGAGCTGGCCGATGAGCTGGACCGCGAGTCCGAGCGCGACCACCCGATGCACGAGTCGTTCGTCAACCCGGCCAAGAGCCTCGCGCTGCGTGTCGCCGACCGCACGCCGCTGCTGTGGGGCCTCGACCCGGCGGCGACCGCCGTCGCCTGGCACGCCGCGTTCGTGCTGGCCAGCCACGCCGGCGTGGTCAGCGACGTGGCCGGCTACCAGCAGGCCATCGGCCGCGCGGCCCTGCACCGCGCCGCCGTGCAGTCCAGCTCCGGCGGCGACCTGTTCGCCGACCCGGACGACGAGCAGCCCACCCAGCCCCGGGTCCTGCTGCTGGCCGTCGGCCGCGGCGACGCCGCCGAGGCGACCCGCCGCGCGGCCGAGGCGACCCTGGCCGGCGCGGACGTGATCCGGCTGGACGAGGTCTCCGGCGGCGACGCCACCTGCGCCGCGGTGCTTGCCCTGCGTTTCGAGCTGGCCGCCCTCTACCTGGGGCTCGCGGCCGGCACCATCGGCGGCCCCGGGTACTACACCCCGGCCGCCGTATGA